Genomic DNA from Peribacillus sp. FSL H8-0477:
GGATTGGCATGTTTTATATTGCCGATCGCGATGTTGTCACCTCTCTTACCGAGGCGGCCCAACGCGGAGTCTCCATCAACATGGTTCTTGATCCTAACCAAAATGCCTTTGGTTCAGAAAAAATCGGCCTTCCTAACCTACCGGTCGCCGCAGAATTTGAAAAGCTTGATAATGAACATATCCAAATTCGCTGGTACAACACGACAAAAGAGCAGTATCATACCAAGTTAATGCTCATTAATAAAAAGCAGACAAACAGTAGTTTAATTATTGGCGGTTCTGCCAACTACACTAGCCGGAATCTTAATGATTATAATCTTGAAGCCAATTTAAAAATCTCTGCCCCAGCTGACGCGGAAGTTTCCCAAGAAGTAAACGATTATTTCGATAGAATTTGGAACAATGGTGATGGGCAATACACGGTAGACTATAAGGAATACCAAGATAAGCTGCCTGTTTTCAAATACATTATGTACCGAATTCAAAAGCTTATTGGCGTAACAACTTACTAGTTGTTTTCAAGTCCATTCAATAAATAAATGTTTCAACTATGGAAAAATAGGTTATCTATACTATATAGCCGCAACACATTTACCTAACTAAAATGAACGTATTCTAAGGAGGAATTTTTTTATGTATCAAGTACATGTTGTAGAAAATGGATTACAAGCGAAAGAAAAAATTGATCAATTGACTATTACTGAATTTACAAAAGAAAATATTTATCTGTTCGCCCATGATAAAGACCGCTCCGAGCACCTTACAGAGAATACAGATACAGAATCAGTAGGACTGGCTGAATTAGGCCTTATCGATAAAGTTAGCAATATTTTCAAATCTCGTGGAGACGAACTTCGCAAGAGCTTTGTTAATCTTGGATTGACTGAAAATGAAGCCAACCAATATGAAAAAGAATTAGATAAAGGCAAGGTTGTTCTAGTTGCCAGCACAGATGCTAAATAAATCATTACATTAAACAGGGTGTCCCAATATGGGACACCCTGTTTTTTAGCCTAAAATTCGTTGATAAAGAGCTTTAGCATGAGCAAGATCCTTGGTTCCATGAATTAACGCGCGTCCGTCTTGAAAAACAACAATCCGCTCACCATTTTTTTCAATCGATAACAAAAATGGGTTCCCTTTTACTTCATAGCCCCCGCCTGCTAAGTCAGCAGCCAGTTTATCAAGTTTAAGATTCCGCTGTACCGGCGGTCTTACTTGGACTGTATCTCGACCACAAAGCACCGTCGTCTTCGTTGCATTTTCAGGTGATAAAAATGGGTAGGTTGGGGACTCACCACAGGATAAACAATCTGTTTTTTTGACTTTAGATACCTTAAAGCTTTGGTATTCATTTCTCCACAGATCAAAGGTAGTAAAGCTCGGTTTGACAGCATCCCAGTCCTCTACTAGAATCTTCAAGGCTTCTGCTGATTGATGAGCAACCACCATTTGAACAGCCGGCGAAATAATCCCCCCTGTATCACAGGTAACCCCTT
This window encodes:
- a CDS encoding general stress protein is translated as MYQVHVVENGLQAKEKIDQLTITEFTKENIYLFAHDKDRSEHLTENTDTESVGLAELGLIDKVSNIFKSRGDELRKSFVNLGLTENEANQYEKELDKGKVVLVASTDAK